From a single Candidatus Poribacteria bacterium genomic region:
- a CDS encoding amidohydrolase/deacetylase family metallohydrolase, producing MGTEMNYDILLKGGTVIDPAQHLNARRDVAITSGVIAAIEQDIPEGAATQTINVKDKFVTPGLVDIHTHVYYGVTTWGIRADAVCPTAGTTTVVDAGSPSWVTFPGFREFIAEPAQTNILTYIHISGIGLVYGPVGEMHDMAYANPGRVAETLQAHRDMTVGVKVRQGKMQVGDNGVEPLKLAIEAAECAETPVMCHIGAGVPLPDILRLLRPGDVITHCFQGNGDNIVDEKGRVIPEAWKAREDGIIFDVGHGAGSFHYEVAQRAMEQGFISDVISTDLHTGNINGPVYDLPTVLSKLMHLGLSLEEVIEKATFSAAKAIQREAQLGHLKVGTLADVAVFEVLDGEFEFFDTHDNKFIGNKKLKATLTIREGKI from the coding sequence ATGGGTACGGAAATGAACTATGATATTCTACTAAAAGGTGGCACCGTCATTGACCCCGCACAGCATCTGAATGCAAGGCGAGATGTCGCAATTACGAGCGGTGTCATCGCTGCGATTGAACAGGACATTCCCGAAGGCGCAGCGACGCAAACCATCAATGTTAAGGATAAATTCGTGACACCGGGACTCGTGGATATCCACACGCATGTCTATTACGGTGTAACGACATGGGGCATCAGAGCCGACGCGGTTTGCCCAACAGCCGGAACCACCACCGTTGTCGATGCCGGCAGCCCAAGTTGGGTGACGTTCCCCGGTTTCCGTGAATTCATCGCCGAACCTGCGCAGACGAACATCCTCACCTATATCCACATCTCTGGAATTGGGCTTGTCTATGGACCTGTCGGTGAAATGCACGATATGGCTTACGCCAATCCCGGGCGTGTTGCGGAGACCTTACAAGCGCATCGTGATATGACGGTGGGGGTCAAGGTGCGTCAGGGAAAAATGCAGGTTGGCGATAACGGGGTTGAACCGCTGAAACTTGCCATTGAAGCCGCCGAATGTGCAGAAACGCCCGTCATGTGTCATATTGGCGCGGGGGTGCCGCTGCCTGATATTTTGCGATTACTCCGTCCGGGCGATGTGATTACCCACTGTTTCCAAGGCAACGGTGATAACATTGTTGACGAGAAAGGGCGCGTGATCCCTGAAGCCTGGAAGGCGCGCGAGGACGGTATTATCTTTGATGTCGGACACGGGGCAGGCAGTTTCCATTATGAGGTCGCACAACGCGCCATGGAACAGGGGTTCATCTCTGACGTTATCAGTACCGATCTTCATACAGGGAACATCAACGGACCCGTCTACGATTTACCGACCGTCCTGTCGAAGTTGATGCATTTGGGACTCTCACTGGAAGAAGTGATTGAGAAGGCGACTTTCAGTGCCGCAAAAGCCATCCAACGTGAGGCGCAACTCGGTCATCTGAAAGTTGGAACCCTCGCGGATGTCGCAGTCTTTGAAGTACTGGACGGTGAATTTGAATTCTTCGACACACACGACAACAAGTTTATCGGGAACAAAAAATTGAAAGCCACGCTAACGATACGCGAAGGAAAAATTTAA
- a CDS encoding 7-carboxy-7-deazaguanine synthase QueE has product MKFSELFHTIQGEGQLIGVPSVFFRTSYCNLRCVWCDTPYTSWKPEDRNISVAESVDAISQYRCKHVVITGGEPFIQARELMELCCELDKRGHHITIETNATLFAAVPAHLISMSPKLRNSNPPADNRFFKRHERGRIRPDVIRKFLDQYPCQVKFVVDTPEDLAEIQALQTEIDIPAETILLMPQGTTPTVLRQKQEWLVDLCKENGYRYSPRVHVDIWGDKRGI; this is encoded by the coding sequence ATGAAATTTAGCGAACTCTTCCATACAATTCAAGGAGAAGGACAACTTATCGGTGTCCCCTCCGTTTTCTTCCGAACGAGTTATTGCAATCTGAGATGTGTTTGGTGTGATACACCTTACACATCTTGGAAGCCGGAAGATCGGAACATCTCTGTTGCTGAAAGCGTTGACGCCATCTCGCAATACCGCTGTAAGCACGTGGTTATTACCGGTGGAGAGCCGTTTATTCAGGCGAGGGAATTGATGGAACTCTGTTGTGAACTGGATAAACGTGGGCATCACATCACCATTGAAACGAACGCCACGCTTTTTGCAGCAGTTCCCGCACACCTCATTTCCATGAGCCCTAAGTTGCGTAATTCTAATCCGCCAGCAGACAACCGGTTTTTCAAACGTCACGAACGTGGACGCATTCGTCCCGACGTTATCCGAAAGTTTTTGGATCAGTATCCATGCCAAGTGAAATTTGTCGTGGACACACCCGAAGATTTAGCAGAGATCCAAGCCTTACAGACGGAGATAGATATTCCCGCCGAGACCATCCTCTTGATGCCGCAAGGGACAACACCTACCGTGCTACGGCAGAAACAGGAATGGTTGGTGGATCTCTGTAAAGAGAACGGCTATCGCTATTCCCCTCGTGTGCACGTGGATATATGGGGAGACAAACGCGGCATCTAA